The Thermus filiformis genome contains a region encoding:
- a CDS encoding aldehyde ferredoxin oxidoreductase family protein, whose product MPKGYHDRVAFVDLSSGEVRYEAYGEEFWRAYLGGRALAAYLLLKHLPKGADPLGPENLLVFAPGVLTGSPISGSGRNTVAAKSPLTGGYGDAEAGGFFGAEMKNAGLDALVVTGRAEEPVYLHVEDGEVRILPASHLWGQDPLEVEARIKEAHGASTRVAQIGLAGENQVLVANVIHDLSHFAGRGGLGAVMGSKRLKAVSARAKKETLPTYHDPALLKALARRMAQERMDRAAGLVTMGTVGTVKPFNLRGVLPSHNFLDGFLEGAEALDGTNLDATGIRIGRDTCYACVIRCKQVVRIEGGKYEVRPEYGGPEYEGLGALGSTCGVTDPYAVTKANTLCNQLGLDVIGAGVTIAAAMEAVEKGYLDDGGLGLRFGNGDALIRALELMARREGPLGALLALGSRRLAERIGHPELAMQVKGQEVPMHDPRYKRALGVGYAVSPTGADHNHNLHDTAFAKEGSEALKELRLYGDFPALPIHDLSRDKMRMLAAKTKERGFVNSLVMCDFVPWRVQEWLEAVWAATGFRLSPEDIQRIGERTLQITRVFNLREGIGPEEDRLPERFFQPFRKGNPEAFLDREAFQQALLAYYELLGWEGGVPQRARLVELGLEEFQNALA is encoded by the coding sequence ATGCCTAAGGGGTATCACGACCGGGTGGCGTTCGTGGACCTCTCCTCGGGAGAGGTCCGGTACGAGGCGTACGGCGAGGAGTTCTGGAGGGCCTACCTGGGGGGGCGGGCCCTGGCCGCCTACCTGCTCCTCAAGCACCTGCCCAAGGGGGCCGACCCCCTGGGGCCGGAGAACCTTTTGGTCTTCGCCCCGGGGGTCCTGACGGGAAGCCCCATCTCCGGCTCGGGGCGGAACACGGTGGCGGCCAAGAGCCCCTTGACCGGCGGCTACGGGGACGCGGAGGCGGGGGGCTTCTTCGGGGCGGAGATGAAGAACGCCGGCCTGGACGCCCTGGTGGTCACGGGCCGGGCGGAGGAGCCGGTCTATCTGCATGTGGAGGACGGGGAGGTCCGGATCCTCCCCGCCTCCCACCTCTGGGGCCAGGACCCCCTGGAGGTGGAGGCCCGGATCAAGGAGGCCCACGGGGCCTCCACCCGGGTGGCCCAGATCGGCCTGGCGGGGGAGAACCAGGTCCTTGTGGCCAACGTCATCCACGACCTTTCCCACTTTGCGGGCCGGGGCGGCCTGGGGGCGGTGATGGGGTCCAAGCGGCTCAAGGCGGTCTCCGCCCGGGCCAAGAAGGAGACCCTCCCCACCTACCACGACCCCGCCCTCCTCAAGGCCCTGGCCCGCCGGATGGCCCAGGAGCGTATGGACCGGGCGGCGGGCCTGGTGACCATGGGGACGGTGGGGACGGTCAAGCCCTTCAACCTCCGGGGGGTCCTGCCCAGCCACAACTTCCTGGACGGCTTCCTGGAGGGGGCGGAGGCCCTGGACGGGACCAACCTGGACGCCACGGGCATCCGCATCGGCCGGGACACCTGCTACGCCTGCGTCATCCGGTGCAAGCAGGTGGTGCGGATAGAGGGCGGAAAGTACGAGGTCCGGCCCGAGTACGGCGGGCCCGAGTACGAGGGGCTGGGGGCGCTGGGGAGCACCTGCGGGGTCACCGACCCCTACGCGGTGACCAAGGCCAACACCCTGTGCAACCAGCTGGGCCTGGACGTCATCGGGGCGGGGGTGACCATCGCCGCGGCCATGGAGGCGGTGGAGAAGGGGTACCTGGACGACGGGGGGCTCGGCCTCCGCTTCGGGAACGGGGACGCCCTGATCCGGGCCCTCGAGCTCATGGCCCGGAGGGAGGGCCCCCTGGGGGCCCTTTTGGCCCTGGGCTCGAGGCGGCTGGCCGAGCGGATCGGCCACCCGGAGCTGGCCATGCAGGTCAAGGGGCAGGAGGTGCCCATGCACGACCCCCGGTACAAGCGGGCCCTGGGGGTGGGGTACGCGGTGAGCCCCACGGGGGCGGACCACAACCACAACCTCCACGACACCGCCTTCGCCAAGGAGGGCTCCGAGGCCCTGAAGGAGCTCCGCCTCTACGGGGACTTTCCCGCCCTGCCCATCCACGACCTTTCCCGGGACAAGATGCGGATGCTGGCCGCCAAGACCAAGGAGCGCGGCTTTGTGAACAGCCTGGTCATGTGCGACTTCGTCCCCTGGCGGGTCCAGGAATGGCTGGAGGCGGTCTGGGCCGCCACCGGCTTCCGGCTGAGCCCGGAGGACATCCAGAGGATCGGGGAGCGGACCCTCCAGATCACCCGGGTCTTCAACCTGCGCGAGGGGATCGGCCCCGAGGAGGACCGGCTTCCCGAGCGCTTCTTCCAGCCCTTCCGCAAGGGGAACCCCGAGGCCTTTTTGGACCGGGAGGCCTTCCAACAGGCCCTCTTGGCCTACTACGAGCTTTTGGGCTGGGAAGGGGGCGTTCCTCAGCGGGCGCGGCTTGTGGAGCTGGGTCTAGAGGAGTTCCAGAACGCCCTGGCGTAG
- a CDS encoding DUF58 domain-containing protein, which translates to MRYRIALQPTLPYPGERERKKPGLGGEFYELRGYAPGDDPRRVYWRAYARTGRLYTRVETPLERVQYTVYLDSSPSMDLFGKRAYAEEVARLLLRIARFEDRRARLLRGPPQEAPRKSGLVLVTDGLDPLAWPRLLPRRSALVQVLAPEELDPPKEAALLRDVETGERLRVDAESRAAYLEALAGHLAALSLLARLRGRYALLRVGEAPLKPLLRQGVLELL; encoded by the coding sequence ATGAGGTACCGGATCGCCCTCCAGCCCACCCTCCCCTACCCCGGGGAAAGGGAGCGGAAGAAGCCCGGCCTGGGTGGGGAGTTCTACGAGCTCAGGGGCTACGCCCCCGGGGACGACCCCCGGCGGGTCTACTGGCGGGCCTACGCCCGCACGGGAAGGCTGTACACCCGGGTGGAAACCCCCCTGGAGCGGGTCCAGTACACCGTGTATCTGGACTCGAGCCCCAGCATGGACCTCTTTGGGAAGCGGGCCTACGCCGAGGAGGTGGCGCGGCTCCTCCTCCGGATCGCCCGGTTTGAGGACCGAAGGGCCCGCCTCCTTCGGGGTCCGCCCCAGGAGGCCCCCAGGAAGAGTGGGCTGGTCCTGGTCACGGACGGGCTGGACCCCCTGGCCTGGCCCCGCCTCCTGCCGCGCCGCTCGGCCCTGGTCCAGGTCCTGGCCCCCGAGGAGCTGGACCCACCCAAGGAGGCGGCCCTCCTTCGGGACGTGGAGACGGGGGAGAGGCTTAGGGTGGACGCGGAAAGCCGGGCGGCCTACCTCGAGGCCCTGGCCGGCCACCTGGCCGCCCTCTCCCTCCTGGCCCGGCTCCGGGGCCGGTACGCCCTTTTGCGGGTGGGGGAAGCCCCCCTCAAACCCCTGCTACGCCAGGGCGTTCTGGAACTCCTCTAG
- a CDS encoding adenosylcobalamin-dependent ribonucleoside-diphosphate reductase translates to MGKGLSREEALKEALAFFEDELRAEVFLDRYALRDPEGRWLEATPQAMWERLARFAARADPGFRRDFLWLLEEFRFVPGGRILFGAGNWRRTTLFNCYFIPVREDSVRGITRFLDEAARTFALGGGVGTNGDVLRPKGAKVGNAGLESSGPLSFMELFSTLAGVMGQSGGRRGALMITFSDTHPDLLDFLTAKTDPERSRIRHANLSLRASDRFLEAALADETWTLRFQTPRETIQRTVQAKEALDLLVQAAWESAEPGLLFWDRVRSWSTAQYGGMEVQGVNVCGEVPMEPYGACNLGSLNLAAFVRAPFTPSARLDFAELERAARLAVRFLDAVLTLGRNRHPLRAQREASLRSRRIGLGVMGLADLFAMLGVAYGSEESLRLTEEVFRRIKEAAYWESVRLAREKGPFPGFQPGPHLQSPFIQALPEELRKEVGKGIRNAALLAVAPTGSISLLAGVTSGIEPFFALSYLRHAGGRTYLTEHPLLKVYRKYRTEPPDWPTAHQIDSRARVRLQALAQRHVDQSISSTVNLPEDTPKETVRELFLLAWKEGCKGLTVYREGSRAPVIQPLPPIGVCTFCQRP, encoded by the coding sequence ATGGGGAAAGGCCTAAGCCGGGAGGAGGCGCTCAAGGAGGCCCTGGCCTTCTTTGAGGACGAGCTCCGGGCGGAGGTCTTCCTGGACCGCTACGCCCTGCGCGACCCCGAGGGGCGCTGGCTCGAGGCCACCCCCCAGGCCATGTGGGAGCGGCTGGCCCGGTTCGCCGCCCGGGCGGACCCCGGCTTCCGGCGGGACTTCCTCTGGCTTCTGGAGGAGTTCCGCTTCGTCCCGGGAGGGCGGATCCTCTTCGGGGCGGGGAACTGGCGGCGGACCACCCTCTTCAACTGCTACTTCATCCCCGTCCGGGAGGACTCGGTGCGGGGCATCACCCGGTTCCTGGACGAGGCGGCCCGGACCTTCGCCCTGGGGGGCGGGGTGGGGACGAACGGGGACGTCCTGAGGCCCAAGGGGGCCAAGGTGGGGAACGCGGGCCTGGAGAGCAGCGGCCCTTTGAGTTTCATGGAGCTCTTCTCCACCCTGGCCGGGGTGATGGGCCAAAGCGGAGGGCGGCGGGGGGCGCTGATGATCACCTTCTCCGACACCCACCCCGACCTCCTGGACTTCCTCACCGCCAAGACCGACCCGGAGCGGAGCCGCATCCGCCACGCCAACCTCTCCTTGCGGGCCAGCGACCGCTTCCTCGAGGCTGCCCTGGCGGACGAGACCTGGACCCTCCGGTTCCAGACCCCCCGGGAGACGATCCAAAGGACGGTGCAGGCCAAGGAGGCCCTGGACCTCCTGGTCCAGGCCGCCTGGGAGAGCGCCGAGCCCGGCCTCCTCTTCTGGGATCGGGTCCGAAGCTGGTCCACCGCCCAGTACGGGGGAATGGAGGTCCAGGGGGTGAACGTCTGCGGGGAGGTGCCCATGGAGCCCTACGGGGCCTGCAACCTGGGCAGCCTCAACCTGGCGGCCTTCGTCCGGGCCCCCTTCACCCCCTCGGCCCGGCTGGACTTCGCCGAGCTGGAGCGGGCAGCCCGGCTGGCGGTGCGCTTTCTGGACGCCGTCCTCACCCTGGGGAGGAACCGCCACCCCCTGCGGGCGCAACGGGAGGCCTCCCTGAGGAGCCGCCGCATCGGCCTGGGGGTGATGGGCCTGGCGGACCTGTTCGCCATGCTGGGGGTGGCCTACGGCTCGGAGGAGAGCCTCCGGCTCACCGAGGAGGTCTTCCGCCGCATCAAGGAGGCCGCCTATTGGGAAAGCGTCCGGCTGGCCCGGGAGAAGGGCCCCTTCCCCGGCTTCCAGCCGGGGCCTCATCTGCAAAGCCCCTTCATCCAAGCCTTGCCGGAAGAGCTGAGGAAGGAGGTGGGGAAAGGGATCCGCAACGCCGCCCTCCTCGCCGTGGCCCCCACGGGCTCCATCAGCCTCCTGGCCGGGGTGACGAGCGGGATAGAGCCCTTCTTCGCCCTCAGCTACCTGCGGCACGCGGGGGGCAGGACCTACCTCACCGAGCACCCCCTCCTTAAGGTCTACCGGAAGTACCGCACCGAGCCCCCGGACTGGCCCACCGCCCACCAGATCGACTCCAGGGCCCGGGTCAGGCTCCAGGCCCTGGCCCAGAGGCACGTGGACCAGAGCATCTCCAGCACGGTCAACCTCCCAGAGGACACCCCCAAGGAGACGGTCCGGGAACTCTTCCTCCTGGCCTGGAAGGAGGGGTGCAAGGGCCTCACCGTCTACCGGGAAGGCTCCCGCGCCCCGGTGATCCAGCCCCTGCCCCCCATCGGGGTCTGCACCTTCTGCCAGCGGCCATGA
- a CDS encoding glutamine--tRNA ligase/YqeY domain fusion protein produces MARHVPPNFITEIIDRDLAEGRYARIRTRFPPEPNGYLHIGHARSIVLNFGLALDYGGECNLRFDDTNPETEKEEYARAIEEDVRWLGYEPSRVLYASDYFETMYRCALELIREGKAYVDDLPEEEMSALRAQGKPSPYRERSVEENLELFERMRQGEFPTGSRVLRAKIDPAHPNFKLRDPVLYRVVHAPHYHAGDRWVIYPLYDYAHPLEDLIEGVTHSLCTLEFENNRAVYDWVIENLKGKCGLPEEPRPHQYEFARLDLSHTVLSKRKLIRLVEGGHVLGWDDPRLPTLRGLRRRGVRPEAIREFVRRTGISRNEARIEMDLLEEVIRDDLNPIAPRVLGVVDPLKVVLTNYEGEEWIQAPYWPRDIPKEGTRPLPFSGELYIERKDFSLNPPKGWKRLAPGQRVRLRHAYVMELEDVVEEGGEVKLLKCRILPDTLGKNPEEGPKPKGVIHWVSARHALPVEYRLYGRLFRTPDPEEGGEFLQNLNPEALVVKRGFLEPSVAQDPPGQRYQLERLGYFWPDPVDSRPDRLVFNRIVPLKEGF; encoded by the coding sequence ATGGCGCGGCACGTGCCCCCGAACTTCATCACCGAGATCATTGACCGGGACCTGGCCGAGGGAAGGTACGCCCGGATCCGCACCCGCTTCCCCCCTGAGCCCAACGGCTACTTGCACATCGGCCACGCCCGGAGCATCGTCCTCAACTTCGGCCTGGCCCTGGACTACGGGGGGGAGTGCAACCTCCGCTTTGACGACACCAACCCCGAGACGGAGAAGGAGGAGTACGCCCGGGCCATAGAGGAGGACGTGCGCTGGCTCGGGTACGAGCCGAGCCGGGTCCTCTACGCCTCGGACTACTTTGAGACCATGTACCGGTGCGCCCTCGAGCTCATCCGGGAGGGGAAGGCCTACGTGGACGACCTTCCCGAGGAGGAGATGAGCGCCCTCAGGGCGCAGGGGAAGCCCAGCCCTTACCGGGAAAGGAGCGTGGAGGAGAACCTGGAGCTCTTTGAGAGGATGCGCCAGGGGGAGTTCCCCACGGGAAGCCGCGTCCTCCGGGCCAAGATAGACCCCGCCCACCCCAACTTCAAGCTCCGCGACCCCGTCCTCTACCGCGTCGTCCACGCCCCCCACTACCACGCGGGGGACCGGTGGGTCATCTACCCCCTGTACGACTACGCCCACCCCCTGGAGGACCTCATCGAGGGGGTCACCCACTCCCTGTGCACCCTGGAGTTTGAGAACAACCGGGCGGTCTACGACTGGGTCATAGAGAACCTCAAGGGGAAGTGCGGCCTCCCCGAGGAGCCCAGGCCCCACCAGTACGAGTTCGCCCGGCTGGACCTCTCCCACACCGTCCTCTCCAAACGGAAGCTGATCCGGTTGGTGGAGGGGGGACACGTCCTCGGCTGGGACGACCCCCGACTACCCACCCTGCGGGGCCTAAGGCGGCGGGGGGTGAGGCCCGAGGCCATTCGGGAGTTCGTACGCCGCACGGGGATCTCCCGCAACGAGGCCCGGATTGAGATGGACCTCCTGGAGGAGGTCATCCGGGACGACCTGAACCCCATTGCCCCCCGGGTTTTGGGGGTGGTGGACCCCCTAAAGGTGGTCCTCACCAACTATGAGGGGGAGGAGTGGATCCAGGCCCCCTACTGGCCCCGGGACATTCCCAAGGAGGGGACGAGGCCCCTCCCCTTCTCGGGGGAGCTCTACATAGAGCGGAAGGACTTCAGCCTCAACCCGCCCAAGGGCTGGAAGCGCCTGGCCCCCGGGCAGCGGGTGCGCCTGCGGCACGCCTACGTGATGGAGCTGGAGGACGTGGTGGAGGAGGGCGGGGAGGTCAAGCTCCTCAAGTGCCGCATCCTGCCCGACACCCTGGGCAAGAACCCGGAGGAGGGCCCCAAGCCCAAAGGGGTGATCCACTGGGTCTCGGCCCGGCACGCCCTCCCCGTGGAGTACCGCCTTTACGGCCGCCTCTTCCGCACCCCGGACCCCGAGGAGGGGGGGGAGTTCCTCCAGAACCTGAACCCCGAGGCCCTGGTGGTGAAAAGGGGCTTCCTCGAGCCCTCCGTGGCCCAGGACCCGCCGGGGCAGCGCTACCAGCTCGAGCGCCTGGGCTACTTCTGGCCGGACCCGGTGGACAGCCGTCCGGACCGGCTGGTCTTCAACCGCATCGTCCCTCTGAAGGAGGGCTTCTAG
- a CDS encoding enoyl-CoA hydratase/isomerase family protein, translating into MVRKEAGRIYRITLADPDRRNPLSPPMVEGLLEALDEAEKDPQVRAVLLTGEGPAFSAGADLEFLKRVTEMGAEENHRHSLSLMRLFHRLYTFPKPTVAAVNGPAVAGGAGLVLAADLAVMDREARIGFTEVRIGFVAALVSVLLVRHLGEKAAKDLLLTGRLLGAEEAKALGLVNRVAEPGKALEEALALAQEVAQNAPTSLRLTKELLLALPGMGLEDGFRLAALANAWVRETGDLREGIRAFFEKRPPRF; encoded by the coding sequence ATGGTGCGAAAGGAAGCGGGCCGGATCTACCGCATCACCCTGGCCGACCCCGACCGGCGCAACCCCCTCTCCCCCCCCATGGTGGAGGGGCTTCTGGAGGCCCTGGACGAGGCGGAGAAGGACCCCCAGGTCCGGGCGGTCCTCCTTACCGGGGAGGGGCCCGCCTTCAGCGCCGGGGCGGACCTGGAGTTCCTGAAGCGGGTCACGGAGATGGGGGCGGAGGAGAACCACCGCCACTCCCTCTCCCTCATGCGCCTCTTCCACCGCCTTTACACCTTCCCCAAGCCCACGGTGGCGGCGGTGAACGGGCCGGCGGTGGCGGGGGGGGCGGGGCTGGTCCTGGCCGCCGATCTGGCGGTCATGGACCGGGAGGCCAGGATTGGCTTCACCGAGGTGAGGATCGGCTTCGTGGCCGCCCTGGTCTCGGTCCTCTTGGTGCGGCACCTGGGGGAGAAGGCCGCCAAGGACCTCCTCCTCACGGGGCGGCTTTTGGGGGCCGAGGAGGCCAAGGCCCTGGGCCTGGTGAACCGGGTGGCCGAGCCGGGGAAGGCTCTGGAGGAGGCCCTGGCCCTGGCGCAGGAGGTGGCGCAAAACGCCCCCACCTCGCTCCGCCTCACCAAGGAGCTCCTTTTGGCCCTGCCGGGGATGGGCCTCGAGGACGGCTTCCGCCTGGCCGCCCTGGCCAACGCCTGGGTGCGGGAGACGGGGGATCTGCGGGAGGGGATCCGGGCCTTCTTTGAGAAGCGGCCGCCCAGGTTTTGA
- the infC gene encoding translation initiation factor IF-3 codes for MKEYRINEQIRSPKVRVIGPSGEQFGIMDTREALRLAEEKELDLVLVGPTADPPVAKLMDYGKFRYEQQLAEKEARKKAKRTEVKSIKFRVKIDEHDYQTKLSHIKRFLEEGHKVKVTIMFRGREMSHPELGEKLLSRVAEDLKGLAVVEMKPEILGRDMNMLLAPVAKPVG; via the coding sequence ATAAAGGAATACAGAATCAACGAGCAGATCCGGTCGCCGAAGGTGCGGGTCATCGGGCCTAGTGGGGAGCAGTTCGGGATCATGGACACCCGGGAGGCCCTCCGCCTGGCGGAGGAGAAGGAGCTGGACCTGGTCCTGGTGGGGCCCACCGCGGACCCGCCCGTGGCCAAGCTGATGGACTACGGTAAGTTCCGCTACGAGCAGCAGCTGGCCGAGAAGGAGGCCCGCAAGAAGGCCAAGCGGACTGAGGTCAAGTCCATCAAGTTCCGCGTCAAGATAGACGAGCACGACTATCAGACCAAGCTCTCCCATATCAAGCGCTTCCTCGAGGAAGGGCACAAGGTCAAGGTCACCATCATGTTCCGCGGCCGGGAGATGAGCCACCCCGAGCTCGGGGAGAAGCTCCTTTCCCGCGTGGCCGAGGACTTGAAGGGCCTGGCGGTGGTGGAGATGAAGCCCGAGATCCTGGGGCGGGACATGAACATGCTCCTGGCCCCGGTGGCAAAGCCCGTGGGCTAG
- the rpmI gene encoding 50S ribosomal protein L35, translated as MPKMKTHKGAKKRVKVTASGKVVAMKTGKRHLNWHKSGKTIRQKGKKFTLAEQDARRIRELMPYEGR; from the coding sequence ATGCCGAAGATGAAGACCCACAAGGGCGCCAAGAAGCGGGTCAAGGTGACCGCTTCGGGCAAGGTAGTGGCCATGAAGACGGGCAAGCGGCACCTGAACTGGCACAAGTCGGGCAAGACCATCCGGCAGAAGGGGAAGAAGTTCACCCTGGCCGAGCAGGACGCCCGGCGCATCCGGGAGCTTATGCCCTACGAGGGGAGGTAA
- the rplT gene encoding 50S ribosomal protein L20: MPRAKTGVVRRRKHKKILKMAKGYWGLRSKSVRKAKETLFSAAIHSYNDRKRKKRDFRRLWIVRINAAARQHGLNYSTFMNGLKKAGIALDRKVLADLAVRNPEAFQALVEKAKAATA; encoded by the coding sequence ATGCCGCGCGCCAAGACCGGTGTCGTCCGTCGCCGCAAGCACAAGAAGATCCTCAAGATGGCCAAGGGGTACTGGGGCCTGCGCTCCAAGAGCGTGCGCAAGGCCAAGGAGACCCTGTTCAGCGCGGCCATCCATTCCTACAACGACCGCAAGCGCAAGAAGCGGGACTTCCGCCGCCTCTGGATCGTCCGCATCAACGCCGCCGCCCGCCAGCACGGCCTGAACTACTCCACCTTCATGAACGGGCTCAAGAAGGCGGGCATCGCCCTGGACCGCAAGGTCCTGGCCGACCTGGCGGTGCGGAACCCCGAGGCCTTCCAGGCCCTGGTGGAGAAGGCCAAGGCGGCCACGGCCTGA
- a CDS encoding COG2426 family protein yields the protein MTALWVALVSMAPVVELRGGIPLGIGLGLSPLEAVFWATLGNLLVVPLLLWLLPRVVEELSRWPRFRRAWEALERRVRLKGEEQVQRLGALGLFLFVAVPLPGTGAWSGSVLAVVLGVRKRYALPAIALGVVAAGVLVGLASAGVVAGLKGL from the coding sequence ATGACGGCCCTCTGGGTGGCCCTGGTCTCCATGGCCCCGGTGGTGGAGCTGAGGGGCGGGATTCCCCTGGGGATCGGCCTCGGCCTCTCCCCCCTCGAGGCGGTCTTCTGGGCCACCCTGGGCAACCTCCTGGTCGTCCCCCTCCTCCTGTGGCTCCTTCCCCGGGTGGTGGAGGAGCTTTCCCGCTGGCCCCGCTTCCGCCGTGCCTGGGAGGCTTTGGAACGCCGGGTCCGGCTCAAGGGAGAGGAGCAGGTCCAGAGGCTTGGAGCCCTGGGTCTCTTCCTCTTCGTGGCCGTTCCCCTGCCCGGGACGGGGGCTTGGAGCGGGAGCGTTTTAGCGGTGGTCCTGGGGGTCCGGAAGCGCTACGCCCTTCCCGCCATCGCCCTGGGGGTGGTGGCGGCCGGGGTCCTGGTGGGCCTGGCCAGCGCGGGGGTGGTGGCGGGGCTAAAGGGGCTTTAA
- a CDS encoding glycerol-3-phosphate acyltransferase, whose amino-acid sequence MVAGLAVLSYLLGALPLGYWLFRARGLDPRAASVYTLGLEAAWKKAGPWLLLAFLLDFLKGFLPVYLGRGLGPEALWFGLLAYLGHLYPLPFFREPWPLRGKGFALILGALFALPIPYVHGALPLVASLAAFALTGYYALAALALPLSLALLLSLGPYPPGAAWAGWGLFLLALWRFKENLGRLLEGTEPRLGTPLPLPSERQVVCAFLIHPLTLEDFWQSPRFRWLKPLVDRGLLKPAWIERLAELFRPMKVGEVRGVRTADGREVLCHLLSAPLLPHQIVGKPDLALRRAIQGARLARELGATVVGLGAFWSVVGEKGKRVQEAVPDIEVTNGGAYTAGTVRAAIPAILDRFAREGKDLKEATAAVVGANGVVAFGIARQIAPLVGRLILVGRNPERLERAAESLRKNLERKGRVPEILTSTQVAAIREADLVFTATSDPNPVIYPEHVKPGAWIYDEGVPPDVHPSVREVPGVRVIPGGVVRLPGEAWATLDLHFGAPDQVPACLAETMVLAAEGAFDRKSLGGEVRTENIQFFVERAEALGFRVVE is encoded by the coding sequence GTGGTCGCCGGGCTTGCCGTCCTTTCCTACCTGCTCGGGGCTTTGCCCCTTGGCTACTGGCTCTTCCGGGCCCGGGGCCTGGACCCGCGGGCGGCCTCGGTCTATACCTTGGGCCTCGAGGCCGCCTGGAAGAAGGCGGGGCCCTGGCTTCTTTTGGCCTTCCTCCTGGACTTCCTGAAGGGCTTCCTGCCCGTCTACCTGGGCCGGGGCCTGGGGCCCGAGGCCCTCTGGTTTGGCCTCCTCGCCTACCTGGGCCACCTCTACCCCCTGCCCTTCTTCCGCGAGCCCTGGCCCCTAAGGGGGAAGGGCTTCGCCCTGATTTTGGGGGCGCTTTTCGCCCTGCCCATTCCCTACGTCCACGGGGCCCTGCCTTTGGTGGCCTCCCTGGCCGCTTTTGCCCTCACGGGCTACTACGCCCTGGCCGCCTTGGCCCTGCCCCTGAGCCTGGCCCTCCTCCTAAGCCTCGGCCCTTACCCGCCGGGGGCGGCCTGGGCGGGGTGGGGGCTCTTCCTCCTCGCCCTGTGGCGGTTCAAGGAGAACCTGGGGCGGCTCCTCGAGGGCACCGAGCCCCGGCTCGGAACCCCCCTCCCCCTCCCCTCGGAGCGGCAGGTGGTCTGCGCCTTCCTCATCCACCCCCTTACCCTGGAGGACTTCTGGCAGAGCCCCCGCTTCCGCTGGCTCAAGCCCCTGGTGGACCGGGGTCTTCTGAAGCCCGCCTGGATAGAGCGGCTGGCGGAACTCTTCCGCCCCATGAAGGTGGGGGAGGTGCGCGGGGTGCGGACGGCGGACGGCCGGGAGGTCCTCTGCCACCTCCTCTCCGCCCCCCTCCTTCCGCACCAGATCGTGGGCAAGCCCGATCTGGCCCTCAGGCGGGCCATCCAGGGGGCGAGGCTCGCCCGGGAGCTCGGGGCCACGGTGGTGGGCCTCGGGGCCTTCTGGAGCGTGGTGGGGGAGAAGGGGAAAAGGGTGCAGGAGGCGGTGCCGGACATAGAGGTCACCAACGGCGGGGCCTACACCGCGGGCACGGTGCGGGCGGCCATCCCCGCCATCCTGGACCGCTTTGCCCGGGAGGGGAAGGACCTTAAGGAGGCCACGGCGGCGGTGGTGGGGGCGAACGGGGTGGTGGCCTTCGGCATCGCCCGCCAGATCGCGCCCCTGGTGGGAAGGCTCATCCTGGTGGGGCGAAATCCAGAGCGGCTGGAGCGCGCGGCGGAGAGCCTGCGCAAGAACCTGGAGCGGAAGGGCCGGGTGCCCGAGATCCTGACCTCCACCCAGGTGGCCGCCATCCGGGAGGCGGACCTGGTCTTCACCGCCACCAGCGATCCCAACCCCGTGATCTACCCCGAGCACGTGAAGCCCGGGGCCTGGATCTACGACGAGGGGGTTCCCCCGGACGTCCACCCCTCGGTGCGGGAGGTCCCAGGGGTGCGGGTGATCCCCGGGGGGGTGGTGCGGCTTCCCGGGGAGGCCTGGGCCACCTTGGACCTCCACTTCGGCGCCCCCGACCAGGTCCCCGCCTGCTTGGCCGAGACCATGGTCCTGGCCGCGGAGGGGGCCTTTGACCGCAAGAGCCTGGGGGGTGAGGTGAGGACGGAGAACATCCAGTTCTTCGTGGAACGGGCCGAGGCCCTGGGCTTCCGGGTCGTGGAGTAG
- the mqnB gene encoding futalosine hydrolase produces the protein MWLLLSPTALEAPFLRGESFVFLGRKGLRGEGFVYLETGIGKVNAALTLALWAGRNPVQKALLFGLAGAYPGGPALGEAVLVAEEVEGDLGLKEGLEPLGFPAWEREGVRYYNRFPLDPGLTEDLAQALGLRRAVGLTRDLVSESPEEARALAERWGAEVESMEGAAFARACLALGVRGAELRAISNPAGVRDKRAWRIREALWALEAALTRLLE, from the coding sequence ATGTGGCTCCTCCTTTCCCCCACCGCCCTCGAGGCCCCCTTCCTCCGGGGGGAGTCCTTCGTGTTTCTGGGGCGGAAGGGGCTTCGGGGAGAGGGGTTCGTCTACCTGGAGACGGGCATCGGCAAGGTGAACGCCGCCCTCACCCTGGCCCTTTGGGCGGGCCGCAACCCCGTGCAGAAGGCCCTCCTCTTCGGCCTCGCCGGGGCCTACCCGGGGGGGCCTGCCCTGGGCGAGGCGGTCCTGGTGGCGGAGGAGGTGGAGGGGGATCTGGGCCTGAAGGAGGGGCTTGAGCCTTTGGGCTTTCCCGCCTGGGAGCGGGAGGGGGTGCGCTACTACAACCGCTTTCCCCTGGACCCGGGCCTCACGGAGGACCTGGCCCAAGCCCTGGGGCTCAGGCGGGCGGTGGGCCTCACCCGGGACCTGGTCTCGGAAAGCCCGGAGGAGGCCCGGGCCCTGGCCGAGCGCTGGGGGGCGGAGGTGGAGAGCATGGAGGGGGCGGCCTTCGCCCGTGCCTGCCTGGCCTTGGGGGTGCGGGGGGCGGAGCTAAGGGCCATCTCCAACCCGGCCGGGGTGCGGGACAAGAGGGCCTGGCGGATTAGGGAGGCCCTTTGGGCCCTCGAGGCCGCCCTCACCCGCCTTCTGGAATAA